In the genome of Brachypodium distachyon strain Bd21 chromosome 3, Brachypodium_distachyon_v3.0, whole genome shotgun sequence, the window CGgcgcgcagccgccgccgcccgccttcGAGGAGGGCGTCCAGTGAgtttctctcttcctcccggTCGCGATCGGCCCGGGGCCGAATAGGGTGGGGTTttgcggcggctccggcgtgGTTTCGGGTCAGTTTTGTCCGAGATTTGGGCAAAGGGGGCGCCTTTGCGGCAGCAAGAGTGGATTTGGTGGGAGTTTACGGCAGGAAGAGTGGATTGGATATGATTTGTCATATGTGTTTGCTAGTTCTGGCTGCACAGACTACCTTAACAAGGGAATAATAATTAGTTTAGGTGGGTTTATTTTCTTGCCTCGGTTAGGGTATATAGGATGTTTTTGATTGTTTGAATAGGAGTCAGTCTGGATTTTTCCTTAAAGTGTTCTTGGTGGAGTTCCCTCCTCCTAAATTTGTCAGGTTATCAAACTAAATTTTACGTACAGTATTAGTTTGTGATGAAGTTACTGTTGTTGCTTTGAAATATATGCAATGTCTCAACTCAGTCGGTCAATTTTTGTAAGTTCAGCCCACTATTTGTGACCTGGAAGAAGGCCACTAATGGTTCGGAACCACGCCTCCGGGGATGCATCGGAACCTTAGAGCCCCGTCAGATTGTCAGTGGCTTCAAGGATTATGCGCTCGTGAGGTAACTTTTTTAAGAACACTGGGTTTCCATGTGTAATTTCTATTGCAATACAAAGGTGCGAAGGCACTAAAGCAAGCTTTGTGTTGATTATATCAATTTAATATGCTATCTCTTGCAGTGCCCTGAGGGATCGTCGCTTTCCACCAATACAGTCGAAAGAACTGCCACATTTGGAGTGCACAGTATCTATATTGACTGAATACGAACCTGCACTCAACCACCTTGATTGGGAGGTTTGCTTCTACAGTATATTTTTTCACCATGATATTATCTCGTGATAATTTTGCATCAAAGTTATTTTCTTCTATTGCTGCAGGTTGGAAAGCATGGCTTAATTATTGAGTTCACCGATCCAGACTATAATGTAAGACGCAGTGCAACTTATTTACCTGAGGTTGCTGCCCATGAAGGTGAGCACTTATCTGCTACATTTCTCCCAAGAACTTTTTAGTTACTAAAACTACTAAATTTAAGTATAGATAAATCAAAACCCACTGGAAACAAAATCTATTTAGTTACAATGACGTGatttatttagaaatttgGTTCTAGGAGCAAAGGTATATTAGGTTTGTCTATAACTACAGTGAGCCTGTTATTTGTCTAGAAAGTGAAGGTCCCAATCTGTGCCTCCTTTAGAAATTATTTGAGTCAACATGGTCAACTCACTTGCTTGAATATATACGAAAAGTTCATGTATATACGAAAAGTTAATGTGAGGAGAGCCTCAAGTGCTGCATATGTCAATCATATGAGATTTCACATAATACGAACTGATATGgctgaaataaaaaattgaagaGCATGGAAAAACAGATACAAGTATTTAATCAGTACATGCCTGTCTCAGTtgctactacctccgatccatatcTAACTTAGGCTTGATACCTGACAGGATGGACACAACTAGAGGCTATTGACTCGCTCATGAGGAAGGCAGGCTACAATGGCACCATCACTGAGTCCTTGAGGAATAAAATTCGCGTCACCCGCTACCAGAGCAGCCTGTACACCATGCAATATGGCGAATATACTGCATATGTCAAGAAAAACAGAGATGAAATTAATGGGGCGCCCGTAGTTAATGGCTTCAAACCAGGCCATTGATTTATCTGTATTCCAGCAGGTAATGCAACTATTTATGATTTGTCATGGAGTCAGGGTGAGAAAttatttgaaaaattcaaCCCTAGTCATTGCTACGCCATCGTTTCATTTCATTCCATGAAATGTGTGGGGGGCATGTAACTTGCCCCATAACATCACGTCATTCTGGGACAAATGATGATGGTTATGTATCTGTAGACCTATGT includes:
- the LOC100834332 gene encoding uncharacterized protein At2g38710, which codes for MVVATEEMAVYCFDTLVAYYDGAQPPPPAFEEGVHPLFVTWKKATNGSEPRLRGCIGTLEPRQIVSGFKDYALVSALRDRRFPPIQSKELPHLECTVSILTEYEPALNHLDWEVGKHGLIIEFTDPDYNVRRSATYLPEVAAHEGWTQLEAIDSLMRKAGYNGTITESLRNKIRVTRYQSSLYTMQYGEYTAYVKKNRDEINGAPVVNGFKPGH